The following is a genomic window from Candidatus Omnitrophota bacterium.
GCATCAAAAAATTTAAATGATGCCAAATGAATATTAACTAAAGCCGCCCCTAAAAACATGCAAGAGAGAAGTACGGATAAATGTAATGATAAAGAAACTCCGATACTAAATAAAACAAATCCTAAGGTATAAATAAGCAATTCTGTCAAGCTCCGGATATATTTAGAAAGGTGGGATAATATAAATGCCAAAATCGAACCCAAGATAAATGCACCACTGATACTAAAGAGCGAATTCCAAAAAACTTTTAGTAAAAAGAGGGGACTGGTCAGATGATTATAAATTGCCTTGGAAATAGCCAATGATATAGCAAAAATTATCAAACACCAAGCATCATCTATTGCCACTACACCTAAAAGGGTATTGGTAAAAAAACCCTTGGCACGGTATTCTCTGATAACCATAACTGTAGCGGCCGGTGCAGTAGCTGAGGCAATCGCTCCAAAAAGAAATGAGATATAAAAAGGTTGCCTTAGGATAATCAAAAATGCCAAGGTTACAAATACCCAGGCTCCCGAGGTTTCTAAGACTGAAATCCAAAGAATAGATTTTCCCAAGCGTCTAAAATTATCTATAGAGAAATTCTGACCTATGCCAAAGGCAATCATCCCTAAAACGATATTAGAGATTAGGCCAGAAGCATTCAATAATTCTTTAGGTGCCAGATTAAATACATAAGGACCAATAAGTATTCCTAAGACGAGGTATGCGGTTACTGCAGGAAATCCTAATTTATTAAAGAATCGGGCAAAGAAAATACCTGACAAAAGAAACGCCGATGCTAACTTTTTCATCAAGCCGGTCGCTAATCTGCCAAGGTC
Proteins encoded in this region:
- a CDS encoding cation:proton antiporter, which produces MKKLASAFLLSGIFFARFFNKLGFPAVTAYLVLGILIGPYVFNLAPKELLNASGLISNIVLGMIAFGIGQNFSIDNFRRLGKSILWISVLETSGAWVFVTLAFLIILRQPFYISFLFGAIASATAPAATVMVIREYRAKGFFTNTLLGVVAIDDAWCLIIFAISLAISKAIYNHLTSPLFLLKVFWNSLFSISGAFILGSILAFILSHLSKYIRSLTELLIYTLGFVLFSIGVSLSLHLSVLLSCMFLGAALVNIHLASFKFFDAIRTIDSPLFLLFFVLAGANLEIPLLKKLGLWGLVYIIFRVLGKVIGANWGAEISKSSPVVKKYLGFGLVPQAGVALGCALIAKSDFPNIGNILFTTIVGTTVIYELIGPFCTKYALHKAGEIVIGY